Below is a genomic region from Nitrospirota bacterium.
ATGTAGACTTGATAACAATAAAGAGTTCGTCCCAGCCTTCTTCAGGGTCACGATGAAGCTCAAGATGGATAGGAAACTGTCCAAATATTCGATAGATATGGTCTGATGCTTCAAACAGAATTTCTATCAGATAATCATTAGTTAAAAGAAAATTCTTTATTTCTTTGGGATTGTCAAAAGTGTATAGATCCTCTAATTTTTCGATCAATCTTAGAGGTTGTAAGGTTTTAGAAGTTTCGGTAAGCTCTTCTGTGCTGTAGAACTCAGGGATTGAAACTGGAGCGAAAAATCCATGTCTTAAGATTAATAGTTGTTCAGGTTTTGATTCAAATCTTTCTATAGCAGGTGAAGATAGTTTAAGATACTTTGTTGAAGGAACATACCGTTTCTCGGTTGTTGCCCGTATTAATTGCATTATTTCTCCTCTTCAAAATGGCTTCTGCATTTATCAGTAATGCAAGCCTCAAAAGCATTTTCAATAGTTGTATGTGCTTTTTCAAGCCAATCGGAGGTTTGATCAAGTGGAACGCGCTCAGGTATTGCCATGATATAGTCAAGATCAAGCAACAAAGAAAGAGCATCTGGCTTTTCTGGGATTGTACTTGCGAAATTTAAAAGCAAACAATCACGTCCTTCTTCATAAGGAATCTCAACCCTGACCTGAAACGTCTCATGCATTTGCGGTAAATTAGTTGGAATGAATGGGTAATAATTAAAATAATCTGTCAATTCTATTGGGCTTTTATCGAATTCGAACTTGTTTATATATCGTAACCCTATACGCTTGAATCCTTTTGGTTTTGCAACTGTTTGATAAGCTTCCAAGTTTTTAAAAATCATGGGCTTAAAGGTATCCCATGTAGGATAAGGCTTCAAGTGATTAACCGCTAATAAATCAGGACCAATCTGGACCAACGCAGATTTATCGGGACGGAGAAACTGCATACGCTGAGACATCTCAACTTTTTGTTCTATGCCACCTTCTTTAGGTTGAAAGCCTATACCAAAACCCATCTGCTGCTGTTTTACGGGGAACTCACCACTAATCTTTTCATAAAGAAGTCCTGGAATAGTCATATCCCATGGTTGCGTGGGAATAAACTGAAACTCACACAATGCCTCCACAATAGGTGGATTACTATATTTTCTGCTCACTCTATACCTCCAGACTTATTAGTTTATTCGTATCATT
It encodes:
- a CDS encoding TIGR04255 family protein, with product MSRKYSNPPIVEALCEFQFIPTQPWDMTIPGLLYEKISGEFPVKQQQMGFGIGFQPKEGGIEQKVEMSQRMQFLRPDKSALVQIGPDLLAVNHLKPYPTWDTFKPMIFKNLEAYQTVAKPKGFKRIGLRYINKFEFDKSPIELTDYFNYYPFIPTNLPQMHETFQVRVEIPYEEGRDCLLLNFASTIPEKPDALSLLLDLDYIMAIPERVPLDQTSDWLEKAHTTIENAFEACITDKCRSHFEEEK